The Henckelia pumila isolate YLH828 chromosome 2, ASM3356847v2, whole genome shotgun sequence genome includes a window with the following:
- the LOC140878336 gene encoding mitogen-activated protein kinase 9-like, translated as MGGGGAFVDGIRSLFQRRSSSVSSHSSSKISNYDRNPHPNDSLKQQQEEGINAIQDFDISELDRIKVPKRVYFPVPTSSMDPQKKSALEKDFFTEYGEASRYQVQEVIGKGSYGVVASAIDTHTGEKVAIKKINDVFEHVSDATRILREIKLLRLLHHPDIVEIKHIMLPPSRREFQDIYVVFELMESDLHQVIKANDDLTPEHYQFFLYQLLRGLKYTHTANVFHRDLKPKNILANADCKLKICDFGLARVSFNDAPSAIFWTDYVATRWYRAPELCGSFFSKYTPAIDIWSIGCIFAEMLSGKPLFPGKNVVHQLDLITDLLGTPPPESIARIRNEKARRYLNNMRKKQPVPFEQKFPNVDPFALRLLERLIAFDPKDRPSAEEALADPYFRGLANVEREPSTQPISKLEFEFERRKLTKDDVRELIYREILEYHPQMLQEYLRGGDQTSGFMYPSGIDRFKRQFAHLEEHYGKGERGSPLLRQHASLPRERVPAPKDDTVDVNNFEKRTSASVATTLHSPPREDEGPVNVNGVAQNGQNKANYSARSLLKSASISASKCIGARDKRDTEEEPITEQNEEIDGLSEKVAALHA; from the exons ATGGGAGGTGGTGGGGCATTTGTGGATGGAATTCGTAGCTTGTTCCAGCGTCGCTCATCATCTGTCTCTTCTCATTCTTCCTCCAAGATTAGCAACTATGATAGAAACCCGCATCCCAACGATTCTCTAAAACAACAACAAGAGGAAGGGATTAATGCTAttcaagattttgatatttctgAACTTGATCGAATCAAAGTTCCTAAAAGGGTTTATTTCCCTGTTCCCACTTCATCTATGGATCCCCAGAAAAAG AGTGCACTGGAAAAAGATTTTTTCACAGAATATGGCGAGGCAAGTAGATATCAAGTTCAAGAAGTTATAGGCAAAGGTAGTTATGGTGTTGTAGCTTCTGCTATCGACACCCATACTGGAGAAAAAGTTgcgattaaaaaaataaatgatgtATTTGAGCATGTTTCCGATGCTACTCGAATCCTGAGAGAAATCAAGCTCCTTCGGCTGCTTCATCATCCGGATATTGTTGAAATAAAGCATATAATGCTTCCTCCCTCTCGGAGAGAATTTCAAGATATCTATGTTGTTTTTGAACTAATGGAATCTGACCTTCACCAAGTAATCAAGGCAAATGATGATTTAACTCCAGAGCATTATCAATTTTTTCTATACCAACTCCTACGTGGCTTAAAGTATACTCACACAG CAAATGTGTTTCACCGAGATTTAAAGCCTAAGAATATACTTGCAAACGCTGACTGCAAGTTGAAGATTTGTGATTTTGGTTTAGCCCGTGTCTCATTTAATGATGCCCCATCAGCCATATTCTGGACT GATTATGTTGCAACTCGGTGGTATAGAGCACCTGAGCTATGTGGTTCATTTTTTTCCAAA TACACTCCAGCTATTGATATTTGGAGCATTGGATGCATATTTGCTGAGATGCTTTCTGGAAAGCCATTGTTTCCTGGAAAAAACGTGGTCCACCAATTAGATTTGATAACAGATTTGCTTGGCACTCCTCCACCTGAATCTATTGCAAGG ATCAGAAATGAAAAGGCGAGGAGATATCTCAACAATATGCGAAAGAAACAACCTGTACCATTTGAGCAGAAATTTCCCAATGTCGACCCCTTTGCCTTGCGCTTACTGGAACGGCTCATTGCTTTTGATCCTAAAGATAGACCAAGTGCTGAAGAA GCATTGGCTGATCCCTATTTTCGTGGGTTGGCAAATGTTGAACGTGAGCCATCAACTCAACCCATATCAAAGCTTGAGTTTGAGTTTGAACGGAGAAAGTTGACAAAAGATGATGTCAGAGAGTTAATTTATCGAGAG ATTCTAGAGTATCACCCTCAGATGCTTCAGGAATATCTACGTGGTGGAGATCAGACTAGTGGCTTTATGTACCCAAG TGGTATTGATCGGTTCAAGAGACAGTTTGCCCATCTTGAGGAACATTATGGAAAAGGTGAAAGAGGCTCTCCTCTCCTACGACAACATGCTTCATTACCGAG AGAGCGTGTCCCTGCACCCAAAGACGACACTGTTGATGTTAACAATTTTGAAAAAAGAACGTCCGCTTCCGTGGCTACAACTCTTCACAGTCCTCCGAGGGAAGATGAAGGACCAGTAAATGTAAATGGAGTTGCTCAAAATGGCCAGAATAAAGCAAACTACAGTGCTCGGAGCTTGTTAAAGAGTGCTAGTATCAGTGCTTCTAAATGTATCGGGGCCAGGGACAAAAGAGATACAGAG GAAGAACCGATTACAGAGCAAAACGAAGAGATTGATGGATTGTCTGAGAAAGTTGCTGCTCTCCATGCTTGA